The Granulicella sibirica genome has a segment encoding these proteins:
- a CDS encoding class I SAM-dependent methyltransferase: protein MTSADHESPPPRTAAFKESSIYTHPELRGCHRYVLPDIRHLCAELKPGSRVLDVGCGNGSLTHEFARMGHRVAGVDMSRGGVEIARQTTPEGHFEVLPADADVLTNLNEDPFDLVYSVEVIEHLYDPVSFLKGCFVATKPGGMFLCSTPYHGYLKNLALSLTDGWDEHTNALGLGGHIRFYSERTFAEAVHRAGFVAIQIAGSGRIPFLWKSMILTATKPE, encoded by the coding sequence TTGACTAGCGCGGACCATGAGTCCCCGCCTCCGAGGACGGCCGCATTCAAAGAGTCGAGCATCTACACTCATCCCGAACTGCGGGGGTGCCATCGATATGTTCTTCCAGATATCAGGCACCTGTGCGCGGAGCTGAAACCCGGATCTCGGGTGCTTGATGTTGGCTGTGGAAACGGTTCGCTGACGCATGAATTCGCAAGGATGGGCCATCGTGTGGCGGGAGTCGATATGTCGCGCGGAGGGGTGGAGATCGCGCGACAGACGACGCCGGAAGGGCACTTCGAAGTTCTGCCGGCGGATGCGGATGTTCTGACCAACCTGAACGAGGACCCGTTCGATCTCGTGTATAGCGTTGAGGTCATCGAGCATCTCTATGACCCGGTGAGCTTTCTGAAAGGGTGCTTTGTGGCAACGAAGCCGGGCGGAATGTTTCTGTGTAGCACGCCTTATCACGGGTATTTGAAGAACCTTGCCCTGTCGCTGACGGATGGTTGGGACGAGCACACCAATGCGCTTGGGCTTGGCGGCCATATTCGCTTCTATAGCGAGAGGACGTTTGCGGAAGCGGTGCACCGAGCGGGGTTTGTAGCGATCCAAATCGCCGGATCGGGCCGGATCCCATTTCTTTGGAAGAGCATGATCCTGACGGCAACGAAGCCGGAATAG
- the bshC gene encoding bacillithiol biosynthesis cysteine-adding enzyme BshC yields the protein MSSECFPMTALPHTSRLFADFLGMGQLAEDAPVRSWYGTGYAAAAVSDPDRLANALAAQAKEFGAGEAVFENIERLRGGARALVTGQQVGLFGGPLLTLLKAATAVARAKQATDQTGVPHVPVFWLATEDHDLEEVDQVSLPTKHTLERLKAGLKTDAPVEVGGVVLGAEIEAVLERACELLEWSPVCDVLRECYVSREGYTATLGGAFARWMTKLFEAQGLIVLDAAGREFHALGKQALRYAIEHAAELEAALLKRTAELEGAGYHAQVLVVPGHSLLFLVDESTGARSALRRSANGEWKAGGKAYSADDLLAILEAAPERISPNALLRPVFQDVILPTAAYVGGPAEVAYFAQSAAVYEAVLGRVTPVLARFSATLVEPAMAAVLDQHELRVIGVMTTPEELAQRLGARAMPIAGKRKLAAVGNAMDAELTALTEYLSAMDESLGRSAMVSGSKMRYQMNRLRRMAATFELQKEASLRKHADALALNLFPNGHPQERVVAGAWFLARYGDGLVERLVTEAADACGGHVVVRL from the coding sequence ATGAGCAGTGAATGTTTCCCGATGACCGCGTTGCCGCACACCTCGCGGCTCTTTGCCGATTTTTTGGGAATGGGGCAGCTTGCCGAGGACGCTCCGGTGCGGAGCTGGTACGGGACCGGCTACGCCGCCGCGGCTGTGAGCGATCCGGACCGTCTGGCGAATGCTCTCGCGGCTCAGGCGAAGGAGTTCGGCGCGGGCGAGGCGGTGTTTGAGAACATTGAACGTCTGCGTGGAGGCGCTCGGGCGCTGGTGACGGGACAGCAGGTGGGACTGTTCGGCGGGCCGTTGCTGACGCTCCTGAAGGCTGCTACTGCCGTGGCGCGGGCGAAGCAGGCGACGGATCAGACGGGCGTTCCGCATGTGCCGGTGTTCTGGTTGGCGACCGAGGATCATGACCTGGAAGAAGTCGATCAGGTGTCGCTACCGACGAAGCATACACTCGAGAGGCTGAAGGCAGGGTTGAAGACGGATGCGCCGGTCGAGGTTGGCGGAGTCGTGCTTGGGGCCGAGATCGAGGCAGTTCTGGAGCGGGCGTGCGAGCTTCTGGAGTGGAGCCCCGTATGCGATGTGCTGCGTGAGTGTTACGTCTCGCGCGAGGGATATACGGCTACGCTTGGTGGGGCGTTCGCGCGGTGGATGACAAAGCTCTTCGAAGCGCAGGGGCTGATCGTGCTTGATGCCGCGGGGCGAGAGTTTCATGCTCTCGGAAAGCAGGCGCTGCGGTACGCGATCGAGCATGCGGCGGAGCTTGAGGCTGCACTGCTGAAGCGGACAGCCGAGCTTGAAGGTGCGGGATACCATGCGCAGGTGCTCGTCGTTCCGGGGCACTCGTTGCTCTTTCTAGTAGACGAGTCAACGGGCGCACGGTCGGCGCTGCGGCGGTCGGCCAACGGCGAGTGGAAGGCCGGTGGCAAGGCCTACTCGGCCGATGACCTGCTTGCGATCCTCGAGGCTGCTCCCGAACGGATCAGTCCGAATGCGCTTCTGCGACCGGTGTTTCAGGATGTGATTCTGCCGACCGCGGCTTACGTCGGTGGCCCGGCGGAGGTGGCGTACTTTGCCCAGAGCGCGGCGGTCTACGAGGCTGTGCTTGGACGGGTGACCCCAGTGCTTGCGCGCTTCTCCGCAACGCTGGTTGAGCCGGCGATGGCTGCGGTGCTCGATCAGCATGAGCTTCGCGTGATCGGTGTGATGACGACGCCCGAAGAACTGGCGCAGAGGCTGGGCGCACGGGCGATGCCGATCGCGGGCAAGCGAAAGCTGGCGGCTGTCGGGAATGCGATGGATGCGGAGTTGACGGCGCTTACCGAGTACCTTTCGGCGATGGATGAGAGTCTTGGGCGGTCGGCAATGGTTTCGGGCTCGAAGATGCGCTACCAGATGAACCGGCTGCGCAGGATGGCGGCGACGTTCGAGTTGCAGAAGGAAGCGAGTCTGCGGAAGCATGCGGACGCTCTCGCGCTGAATCTCTTTCCGAATGGACATCCGCAGGAGCGAGTGGTTGCCGGGGCATGGTTCCTGGCGCGATATGGAGATGGCCTGGTCGAGCGGCTCGTGACCGAGGCGGCCGACGCCTGTGGTGGGCACGTAGTGGTGAGACTTTAG